Below is a genomic region from Deinococcus koreensis.
CCCGCGTGGAGATCACCGGCCGCTCGGTGGAGAAGAGCAGCCGCGTGGCCCTGACCGAAGCCGACGTGATCGTGACCGGCGGGCGCGGCGTGGGCAGCCCGGAGAACTTCGCGGCCTACGTCGAGGGCTTCGCCGACGCCATCGGGGCGGGGGTGGGGGCCACGCGCGCCGTGGTGGACGCCGGCTGGCGCCCCTACGCCGAGCAGGTTGGCCAGACCGGCAAGACCGTGCAGCCGGGGGCCTACATCGCCCTGGGGGTCAGCGGCGCCGTGCAGCACTTGAGCGGCATGGGCAAGAGCAAGAACATCATCGCCATCAACAAGGACGCCGAGGCGCCCATCTTCAAGGTGGCGGACTACGGCATCGTCGGTGACCTGAACCAGATCGTCCCGGCCCTGATCGAGGCGGCGAAGAAGTAGCACGGATCGGCGACCCGGATCCGAGGGGGAGAGGCGTCGTGCCGTCTCCCCCTTCTGCTGACGGCTCAGTGGGTGCCGGACGCTGCCACTGTTTGGACACCGCACGGTGCCAGCCCCACATCGCCCCTGCCCGGCCGGGCATTCACCCAGGGTTGTGAATCGAAGCCGATCCCGGAAGGCTGTCCGACACTGGAGACATGGCCACCACTCCCACTCCGTCTGTCCCCACGGTCGTCGTGACCGGCGCGGCCCGTGGCATCGGCCGCGCCATCGCAGAGCTGTACGCCGGGCGAGGCGCGCGGGTCATCAGCGTGGATCTCAACTTGCCGCCCGTCCTGCGGGGCCACGCCCGGCTGAAGGCGGACATCACCACCGCGCGGGGCCGGGCGCGCATCGCCCAGGCGGCGCGCGAGTCGGGGGGCGTTCTGGTGCTGGTGAACAACGCCGCCTACCAGGGCGCCCACGGCGGCGTGCTGGAGGTCAGCGAACGCGGCTGGGCGCGCACCCTGGAGGTGAACCTCAGCGCGCCTCTGCTGCTGGTGCGTGAACTGGTCGACCTGATGCCGCACGGGGCCGCCGTGGTGAACGTGGCCAGCGTGCAGGGCCTGTTCGCCGAGCAGGGCAACGCTGCCTATAACGCCAGCAAGGGCGGGCTGGTCAACCTGACCCGCGCGATGAGCCTGGATCTTGCGCCGCGCGGCATCCGGGTGAACGCCGTGGCGCCCGGAGCGATCGCCACCGAGGGCGTGCTGCAGTCGATCGAGGACAGCACCGATCCGGCCCAGACCCGCCGGGACTACGAGGATCTGCACGCCCTGCGCCGCCTGGGCCAACCCCAGGAGGTGGCCGAGGCGGTCTACTTCCTGGGCAGCGACGCCGCCAGTTTCGTGACCGGGGCCATCCTCCCGGTCGACGGCGGCATGACGGCCAGCTTCATGATGGCGGGCCGTCCGGTCTAGGACAGCCGACAGGCACACGAGAAAACCCGCCGGTCAGGCGGGTCTGTCTTGGATGGTGGCGATGCGCGGACTTGAACCGCGGACCTAACGATTATGAGTCGTTCGCTCTAACCAGCTGAGCTACATCGCCTGATCTGCCCGGCGCCGCGGCAGCGGCGAATCCCTGAGCCGCATCAGAGTAACGGTTCAGGGCGAATCGCACAAGCCCTGGCCCCTGCCGGATCCGGAACAGGCCACGGGCCCGGCGGTGCAGTTGGGTCGCACGTGCGAGTTTTGCCCCCAGCACACGGTTCAGGTGCTTTAGCCACCCCAGCATGGACGGTGCCTGACCAGCCCAATATGTCCAGCAGCCGGACGGCCCAGCGATGAAGACTCGCTCAAGCC
It encodes:
- a CDS encoding SDR family NAD(P)-dependent oxidoreductase; protein product: MATTPTPSVPTVVVTGAARGIGRAIAELYAGRGARVISVDLNLPPVLRGHARLKADITTARGRARIAQAARESGGVLVLVNNAAYQGAHGGVLEVSERGWARTLEVNLSAPLLLVRELVDLMPHGAAVVNVASVQGLFAEQGNAAYNASKGGLVNLTRAMSLDLAPRGIRVNAVAPGAIATEGVLQSIEDSTDPAQTRRDYEDLHALRRLGQPQEVAEAVYFLGSDAASFVTGAILPVDGGMTASFMMAGRPV